One region of Oryza sativa Japonica Group chromosome 5, ASM3414082v1 genomic DNA includes:
- the LOC136356621 gene encoding uncharacterized protein, whose translation MGSNVEIEDCVTMAQFNEMKQSMEALTANVQALMNRLPEPPPEDANASHHGEEDEESEGEAAARLAREQRRRRRDRVVANARRPPHPGRGNGGRGADRGREHGLEESGTDEEVEQPHRDDRRHRGNRGRNQPNEERFGKLKFTMPKFEGGSDPEVYLTWELKVDKIFRLHNYSERKKVAMAALEFDGYALIWWEQMLNEREEAGQGDVRSWAEMKREMRARFVPKHYRRDLFDKLQNLKQGSLSVDEYYKEMEKAMIRANVYEDEEQSIARFMSGLHRNIQRIVEFQQYRNLIELVHQASKAERQLQQDMKSNRGVSFSTKNAASGSKFTSRGSGNRGAFSSSSGGARSSNYGTSSGKDLAAPNERKNAANTSSTSVGSSTKSSGIQCFKCGGRGHVARECPNNRTIVVNDQGEYESTSEEEQEDSEEENNLEKDICEFESGAALVVTQILSVQMSDAENGQRHNLFQTRAKVQDKVVKVIIDGGSCHNLASKEMVEKLGLKLLKHPHPYHVQWLNNSGSIKIAQRVKVPFKIGEYIDTMECDVAPMTVCHMLLGRPWQYDRSSLHCGRTNQYTIKWKGKELILKPMTPQQILAEHLQKSSEVRNESAKEGQKNNLSAPHKSVSESHKPNMRDNKKREGENLVMIATKSEMRDVRRNPEQVLFILVCKDTLLSANDLTSVPSVVARVLQEYEDVFPEETPVGLPPLRGIEHQIDLIPGATLPNRPAYRTNPEETKEIQRQVQALLDKGYVRESLSPCAVPVILVPKKDGSWRMCVDCRAINNITVRYRHPIPRLDDMLDELSGSMIFSKIDLRSGFHQIRMKIGDEWKTAFKTKFGLYEWLVMPFGLTNAPSTFMRLMNHVLRAFIGKFVVVYFDDILIYSKTLEEHVAHIQQVLDVLRKEQLYANLEKCTFCTDQVVFLGFVVSGLGIQVDESKVKAIKDWPTPENVSQKGVAFQWGEPQEKAFQELKKRLSEGPLLVLPDFTKTFEVECDASGIGIGGVLMQNGQPVAYFSEKLGGAQLNYSVYDKELYALVRALETWQHYLWPKEFVIHSDHEALKYLKGQAKLNRRHAKWVEFIETFPYVVKYKKGKENIETHAGGLMVHSTTNMCPFEVVYGFKPLSPIDLLPLPLQERSDMEASKRATYVKKIHEKTKEAIEKRSKYYAAWANKNRKKVTFEPGDLVWVHLRKDRFPQKRKSKLMPRGDGPFRVLSKINDNAYKIELPEDYGVSSTFNVADLTPFFGLEDSESSRSTPFQEGEDDEDIPTVHATSSTKQPSSNTKDTIQGPLTRSRAKKLQVQVNSFLTDFNFSTSENVILPKCSTLVVLRNIQHEEDESGSVDSITGVQNGPVKQNGPTAVQNGPVQRTAHNSQFTEAMEVNEDSLESLSSQLSNATNTKYFGLHTNENQVRL comes from the exons ATGGGTTCTAATGTTGAGATTGAGGATTGTGTCACCATGGCACAATTCAATGAGATGAAGCAAAGCATGGAGGCACTAACAGCCAATGTTCAAGCACTTATGAATCGATTGCCAGAGCCTCCTCCTGAAGATGCAAATGCAAGTCACCatggagaagaagatgaagaatcCGAAGGAGAAGCTGCTGCTCGCCTTGCAAGAGAACAACGAAGAAGACGGAGAGATCGTGTTGTTGCAAATGCAAGAAGACCTCCACATCCTGGTCGTGGAAATGGTGGTAGAGGTGCTGATCGTGGAAGAGAACATGGACTAGAAGAAAGTGGGACTGACGAAGAGGTTGAACAGCCTCATCGTGATGATCGTCGTCACCGAGGAAATCGTGGGCGAAATCAGCCCAATGAAGAGAGATTTGGCAAATTAAAATTCACCATGCCCAAGTTTGAAGGAGGATCTGATCCTGAAGTCTATCTTACATGGGAGTTGAAGGTGGATAAAATCTTTCGTTTGCATAATTATTCTGAGCGGAAGAAAGTTGCCATGGCTGCTCTAGAGTTTGATGGCTATGCTCTAATCTGGTGGGAGCAAATGCTAAATGAAAGAGAAGAAGCTGGCCAAGGCGATGTGCGTTCATGGGCTGAAATGAAGAGAGAAATGAGGGCAAGATTTGTCCCTAAACATTATCGCCGTGATCTTTTTGACAAGCTGCAGAATTTGAAGCAAGGAAGCCTCAGTGTTGATGAATATTATAAAGAGATGGAGAAGGCAATGATTAGAGCCAATGTTTATGAAGATGAAGAGCAATCAATTGCACGTTTTATGTCAGGACTGCACCGCAACATTCAGCGTATTGTTGAATTTCAGCAGTACCGCAATCTTATTGAATTGGTGCATCAAGCTAGCAAAGCTGAACGTCAATTGCAGCAAGACATGAAGTCCAATAGAGGAGTGTCTTTCAGCACAAAGAATGCAGCAAGTGGAAGCAAATTCACATCAAGAGGTAGTGGAAATAGAGGTGCATTTTCTAGCTCAAGTGGTGGTGCACGATCTAGCAATTATGGTACTTCCAGTGGGAAAGATTTGGCTGCTCCAAATGAGAGGAAAAATGCAGCAAACACATCATCTACTTCAGTGGGTTCTTCCACCAAGAGTAGTGGAATTCAATGCTTCAAATGTGGTGGTCGTGGTCATGTTGCTAGAGAGTGTCCAAACAATAGAACCATCGTTGTGAATGATCAAGGAGAGTATGAATCTACTAGTGAGGAAGAACAAGAAGATAGTGAAGAGGAGAATAATCTTGAGAAGGATATCTGTGAATTTGAATCTGGTGCTGCTCTTGTTGTAACTCAAATTTTGAGTGTACAAATGAGTGATGCTGAAAATGGACAGCGGCACAATCTTTTTCAAACTAGAGCTAAAGTGCAAGATAAAGTTGTCAAGGTGATCATTGATGGTGGAAGTTGCCACAATCTTGCTAGCAAAGAAATGGTTGAAAAGCTTGGTTTGAAGCTGCTAAAACATCCTCATCCATATCATGTGCAATGGCTTAATAATTCAGGTTCTATTAAGATTGCACAAAGAGTAAAAGTTCCTTTCAAGATTGGTGAATATATTGACACCATGGAGTGTGATGTGGCACCTATGACAGTGTGTCACATGCTGTTGGGAAGACCATGGCAATATGATCGGTCATCTCTACATTGTGGTAGAACCAATCAATACACCATCAAGTGGAAGGGCAAGGAGTTGATTCTTAAACCCATGACACCGCAGCAAATTCTAGCTGAGCACTTGCAAAAGAGCTCTGAAGTGAGGAATGAGAGTGCAAAAGAAGGACAGAAAAATAATTTGAGTGCCCCCCACAAATCGGTGAGTGAGAGCCACAAGCCAAACATGAGAGACAACaagaaaagagagggagagaactTAGTGATGATAGCCACCAAATCTGAAATGAGAGATGTGAGGAGAAACCCAGAACAAGTATTATTCATACTTGTGTGCAAGGACACATTACTTTCAGCTAACGACTTAACCTCTGTTCCTAGTGTTGTTGCACGTGTTTTACAGGAATATGAAGATGTCTTTCCAGAGGAAACACCTGTTGGACTTCCTCCATTGCGTGGCATTGAACATCAAATTGATCTCATCCCTGGAGCTACACTTCCAAACCGTCCAGCATACCGCACCAACCCTGAAGAAACTAAGGAAATTCAAAGGCAAGTACAAGCACTTTTAGATAAAGGTTATGTTCGAGAAAGTTTAAGTCCTTGTGCTGTCCCTGTGATTTTGGTGCCAAAGAAAGATGGTTCATGGAGGATGTGTGTAGATTGTAGAGCCATAAATAACATCACTGTTCGCTATCGTCATCCTATTCCTAGGCTAGATGATATGCTAGATGAATTGAGTGGGTCTATGATATTTTCGAAAATTGATTTGAGAAGTGGTTTCCATCAAATTAGAATGAAAATTGGAGACGAATGGAAAACTGCTTTTAAAACAAAGTTTGGGTTGTATGAATGGTTAGTTATGCCTTTTGGTTTGACTAATGCACCTAGTACATTCATGAGATTAATGAACCATGTCTTAAGAGCATTTATTGGAAAATTTGTTGTTGTGTACTTTGATGATATCCTAATTTACAGCAAGACATTGGAGGAACATGTTGCTCATATTCAGCAAGTTTTGGATGTACTCAGGAAAGAACAATTATATGCTAACCTTGAGAAGTGCACATTTTGTACAGATCAGgttgtgtttcttggttttgtTGTTTCAGGTTTAGGAATTCAGGTTGATGAATCAAAGGTGAAAGCAATAAAGGATTGGCCAACTCCTGAAAATGTAAGCCAG AAAGGTGTTGCCTTCCAATGGGGAGAACCGCAAGAGAAAGCTTTCCAAGAATTGAAGAAAAGATTGTCCGAAGGCCCCTTGCTTGTGTTGCCGGATTTCACTAAAACCTTCGAGGTTGAATGTGATGCAAGTGGGATTGGTATTGGAGGCGTTCTCATGCAAAATGGACAGCCCGTTGCATATTTCAGTGAGAAGTTGGGAGGAGCACAACTGAACTACTCGGTGTATGACAAAGAGTTGTATGCTTTGGTAAGAGCACTTGAAACTTGGCAACATTATTTGTGGCCAAAAGAATTTGTTATTCATTCAGATCATGAGGCTTTGAAGTATTTAAAGGGCCAAGCAAAACTGAACCGTAGACATGCCAAATGGGTTGAATTCATTGAAACTTTTCCATATGTTGTAAAATACAAGAAAGGTAAGGAAAACATT GAAACACATGCAGGTGGACTGATGG TACACTCTACAACTAACATGTGTCCATTTGAAGTTGTATATGGTTTCAAACCACTTTCTCCCATCGATTTGTTGCCTCTACCATTGCAGGAAAGGAGTGACATGGAAGCGTCCAAGCGTGCAACTTACGTTAAGAAGATTCATGAGAAGACCAAAGAAGCAATTGAGAAGAGGTCCAAGTACTATGCTGCATGGGCAAACAAGAATCGCAAGAAGGTGACATTTGAGCCTGGAGATTTGGTTTGGGTACATCTTCGCAAAGACCGCTTCCCACAGAAGCGCAAATCCAAGTTGATGCCACGAGGAGATGGACCATTCAGAGTGCTGTCCAAGATCAATGACAATGCTTACAAGATTGAGCTACCTGAAGATTATGGTGTTAGTTCAACCTTCAATGTTGCTGACTTAACACCATTCTTTGGACTAGAAGATTCAGAGTCGTCGAGGTCGACTCCTTTTCAagagggggaggatgatgaggacatcccaaCCGTGCATGCTACTTCAAGTACCAAGCAACCATCATCAAACACAAAGGATACAATTCAAGGTCCACTTACAAGAAGTCGTGCCAAGAAACTACAAGTTCAGGTGAATTCATTCCTAACTGATTTTAATTTCAGTACTTCTGAGAATGTTATACTACCTAAGTGTTCTACTTTAGTTGTGCTTAGGAACATACAACATGAGGAGGATGAAAGTGGATCGGTGGATTCTATCACTGGAGTACAGAACGGACCAGTGAAGCAAAACGGACCAACTGCAGTGCAAAACGGACCAGTTCAAAGAACTGCTCATAACTCTCAATTTACAGAAGCTATGGAAGTAAATGAGGACTCtttggaaagcttatcaagtcagCTTTCCAATGCCACCAATACCAAGTACTTTGGACTTCACACCAATGAGAACCAAGTACGTTTGTGA